From Plasmodium falciparum 3D7 genome assembly, chromosome: 9, one genomic window encodes:
- a CDS encoding ring-exported protein 3 translates to MQTRKYNKMLSKVETKQFIYILFFLCLYLNTFNYKYTTSYEGSSFRQLSEPVVEEQDLKKTNAESSHIEATTSQATTSQATTSQATTSQATTSQATTSQATSSQESDEQGLTAPSLNLEETQSNKVRNKIFNFPIPSAEGTVSKEFKNQPKTEYEKKLFEEWQHLNMFEHSNWVNITVQSCQVLVQGLTSLDDYDAKFKSWSAMVELLGEFRITLFNESNNMFEALLNELREARKENPNENLTPEEEEKWDLIKQTKLEKDIEWKIYQILTWKYWNLKEFPGVDIPDPSVPSLDFDATYDVLGDILEDDEDEEDDEDTAKPSTSSS, encoded by the exons atgcaaacccgtaaatataataagatgTTGTCAAAAGTTGAAACGAaacaatttatatacattctttttttcctttg CTTATATCTTAATACGTTCAACTATAAATATACCACCTCATACGAAGGGAGCAGTTTCAGGCAATTATCTGAACCAGTTGTAGAAGAACaggatttaaaaaaaacaaatgcaGAGTCATCACATATAGAAGCAACAACTTCACAAGCAACAACTTCACAAGCAACAACTTCACAAGCAACAACTTCACAAGCAACAACTTCACAAGCAACAACTTCACAAGCAACATCTTCACAAGAATCAGATGAACAAGGACTAACGGCACCATCATTAAATTTAGAAGAAACCCAATCAAACAAAGTAcgtaataaaatttttaactTCCCTATACCATCCGCAGAAGGTACAGTATCAAAAGAATTTAAAAACCAACCAAAAActgaatatgaaaaaaaattatttgaagAATGGCAACACTTAAATATGTTTGAACATTCTAATTGGGTAAATATAACTGTACAAAGCTGTCAGGTTTTAGTACAAGGATTAACATCATTAGATGATTATGATGCTAAATTTAAAAGTTGGTCTGCTATGGTAGAACTATTAGGAGAATTCCGTATTACTTTATTTAACGaaagtaataatatgttCGAAGCACTATTAAATGAATTAAGAGAAGCAAGAAAAGAAAATCCAAATGAAAACTTAACAccagaagaagaagaaaaatggGATCTAATAAAACAAACTAAGCTAGAAAAAGATATTGAATGGAAAATTTATCAAATATTAACATGGAAATATTGGAATCTAAAAGAATTCCCAGGTGTTGATATACCTGATCCTAGTGTACCCTCTCTAGATTTTGATGCCACATACGATGTTCTTGGGGATATTCTTGAAGATGACgaagatgaagaagatgatgaagatacGGCTAAACCAAGTACAAGttcttcataa
- a CDS encoding ring-exported protein 4 gives MGNFFIISYNKHCIGQIIHMLYFICLIFILYNRNTCLRRIAKCGRNLSELNLDLRTDYDEREININKNIPSYPVKFSKLEYKLRNEWDELEIDEHDDYMDVTVECFEKLLENDKNLENYQENYEIRALVAYMLHELRRGYINEQKMKFKNFLHKLKEKRINEPIDTLNNDEQDEWNKIKNGKIKSDEEWKSYQLQTWEYLIKMEYYKNKYSQNV, from the exons ATgggaaatttttttataatatcatataataaacattGTATAGGACAAATAAttcatatgttatatttcatatg tttaatttttattttatataatagaaaCACATGCTTGCGAAGAATTGCAAAATGTGGTAGAAACTTGTCCGAGTTAAATTTAGACCTGAGAACAGATTATGACGAACGTGagattaatataaataaaaacattccATCTTACCCCGTTAAATTTAGTAAGTTGGAATATAAATTAAGAAACGAATGGGATGAATTAGAGATAGATGAACATGATGATTATATGGATGTCACTGTTGAATgttttgaaaaattattagaaaatGACAAAAATTTAGAAAATTACCAAGAGAATTATGAAATAAGAGCCTTAGTTGCTTATATGTTACATGAGCTTCGTAGAGGATATATAAATGagcaaaaaatgaaatttaagaattttttacataaattaaaagaaaaaagaattaatgaACCTATAGACACCTTGAATAATGATGAACAAGATGAAtggaataaaataaagaatggaaaaattaaaagtgaTGAAGAATGGAAAAGTTACCAATTACAAACATGggaatatttaattaaaatggaatattataaaaataaatacagtCAGAATGTgtaa
- a CDS encoding virulence-associated protein 1, translated as MLNGKHLSKVFFFKISLILKLIWFLYFPYPKCELFQNKKHIRFLTQGKVEKDFNIRHVKIALKSNNMDLTTSQKNIDKKQIEYKDKDNINDKEQIYTSYNNSEFTPVYVTPTKKKNTKKNFITIKKIDIYFENLIYSFLESISYIEEPPDYELYNNEINQKMKEYLFIFEPVVLVFISVYYLAAEEYIISIIISFICSVILIYILIKIRKYDKAHNNFFTVSNMLKEFIQLIKNIPKNILNVVLHIPKKFIRIINYFKT; from the exons atgcTTAATGGAAAACATTTAAGCaaagttttcttttttaaaattagtTTAATTCTCAAATTAATTTGGTTTCTTTATTTTCCCTATCCA AAATGTGAActatttcaaaataaaaaacatattagATTTCTAACCCAGGGAAAGGTGGAAAAAGACTTCAACATAAGGCATGTAAAAATAGCACtaaaatcaaataatatgGATCTTACAAcatcacaaaaaaatatagacaaaaaacaaattgaatataaagataaagatAACATTAATGATAAGgaacaaatatatacttcatataataattcagAATTTACCCCAGTATATGTTACacctacaaaaaaaaaaaacacaaaaaaaaatttcataaccataaaaaaaattgatatatattttgaaaatttaatatatagttTCTTAGAATCTATAAGTTATATTGAGGAACCTCCTgattatgaattatataataatgaaataaatcaaaaaatgaaagaatatctatttatttttgaacCTGTAGTTCTTGTTTTTATTTCTGTTTATTATTTGGCAGCAGAAGAATACATTATCTctataataatatcttttatatgttcGGTAAttctcatatatattttaataaaaattaggaaatatgataaagcacataataatttttttaccgTTTCAAATATGTTAAAGGAGTTCATTCaacttattaaaaatatacctaaaaatatattaaatgtggTATTGCATATAcccaaaaaatttataaggataataaattatttcaaaacataa
- a CDS encoding lysophospholipase, putative yields MVANDLWEEPNEAETRVDGTPRLDSFFNKDGLLLRTYSWTVKKAVGIIVLLHGLNAHVRLQFLKQNVEVVSNDEVILKDIDNYYVYKDSWIEKLNENGFSVYGIDLQGHGKSDGWNNLRANINFFDDLIYDVIQYIEKINEDISLEYKNESNIGESNIDESNMGASYMGASYIGEPYIDLSNMDASYIDLSNVSTSNIDSSNIDSSNIDSSNMGASYIDTSYINNEDNEKPPIYLMGLSLGVNIALRTLEILGKTCDYKKYNIKGCISLAGMISIEKLASTCSYKYRYFIVPFSKLLSSCCPTFRLPQNFNFQKFPYVNDLINYDTYRHDKWITIKFGRQILNSIKNLNNDLKYIPKDIPILFVHSVDDCACYYNGVINFYEALESDNKEVHTLYDMDHILTMEPGNEEVLQKVINWINNLGNLKENKKYVL; encoded by the coding sequence ATGGTTGCAAATGATTTATGGGAAGAACCGAATGAAGCAGAGACTAGGGTTGATGGTACACCAAGATtagattcattttttaataaggaTGGATTATTATTAAGAACATACTCATGGACTGTTAAGAAGGCTGTGGGTATTATTGTGTTATTACATGGTCTGAATGCTCATGTCAGATTACaatttttaaaacaaaatgtaGAAGTGGTTAGTAATGATGAagtaatattaaaagatatagataattattatgtatataaagaTAGTTGGATAGAGAAATTAAATGAGAATGGTTTCTCAGTTTATGGTATAGATTTACAAGGTCATGGAAAATCTGATGGATGGAATAATTTAAGAGCaaatatcaatttttttgatgatttaatatatgatgttattcaatatattgagaaaattaatgaagatatatcattagaatataaaaatgaatcaaATATTGGTGAATCAAATATTGATGAATCAAATATGGGTGCATCATATATGGGTGCATCATATATTGGTGAACCATATATAGATTTATCAAATATGGATGCATCATATATAGATTTATCAAATGTGAGTACATCAAATATAGATTCATCAAATATAGATTCATCAAATATAGATTCATCAAATATGGGTGCATCATATATAGATacatcatatattaataatgaagataatgaGAAACcaccaatatatttaatgggGTTATCATTAGGAGTTAATATTGCTTTAAGAACCTTAGAAATATTAGGAAAAACAtgtgattataaaaaatataatataaaaggatGTATATCCTTAGCAGGGATGATTTCTATAGAGAAATTAGCATCTACttgttcatataaatatagatattttATTGTACCCTTTTCGaaattattatcttcttGCTGTCCTACATTTAGATTACcacaaaattttaattttcagAAATTTCCATATGTAAATGATCTTATTAATTATGATACTTATAGACATGATAAATGGATAACGATTAAATTTGGTCGACAAATTTTAAattctataaaaaatttaaataatgactTGAAATATATACCAAAAGATATTCCTATACTCTTTGTACATTCGGTAGATGATTGTGCTTGCTATTATAACGGTGTAATTAATTTCTATGAAGCTTTAGAATCAGATAATAAAGAAGTTCATACTTTATATGACATGGACCATATTTTAACTATGGAACCTGGGAATGAAGAAGTATTACAGAAAGTAATTAATTGGATAAATAATTTAggtaatttaaaagaaaataagaaatatgtactttaa
- a CDS encoding lysophospholipase, putative, which yields MSTGDIIPEESSIPTCRVDSFYNKDGLSIKNYSWTVKKAIGLIILIHGLTSHMRLAFLKHNVNIVSNNHAELIDADNYYLYEGSWIEEFNKNGYSVYGIDLQGHGESDGYDNLRLHVNNFDDYAGDVIEYIRRVNALITSEENVLDENTSDYDEKKKNRKKLPIYILGSSMGGNVVLRALEILGESNEDISKLNIKGCISLSGMVSITKVGSIKSLKYRLYYLPGINFLSSICSTCRTSKGKVSFEKYPFIEDILSYDKYRYKGHITNKLAYGIVKCIDTLDKNIRSYPSNIPVLFIHSKNDTICDYRDVESFFKELRNVNKELYALEDMDHDLIAEPGNESVLKKIIHWMNNMNQK from the coding sequence atgtcAACAGGAGATATAATCCCTGAAGAAAGTAGTATACCTACTTGTCGTGTtgattcattttataataaggATGGTTTatcaataaaaaattattcgtGGACAGTTAAGAAAGCTATTggtttaataatattaattcatGGTTTAACAAGTCATATGAGACTTGCGTTTTTAAAgcataatgtaaatatagtAAGTAATAATCATGCTGAATTAATAGATgctgataattattatttatatgaaggCAGTTGGATAGAAGAATTTAACAAAAATGGTTATTCTGTATATGGAATTGATTTACAGGGTCATGGTGAATCTGATGGATATGATAATTTAAGACTTCATGTGAATAATTTTGATGATTATGCAGGTGATGTAATTGAATATATTAGAAGGGTTAATGCTTTAATTACTTCTGAAGAAAATGTATTAGATGAAAATACATCGGATTatgatgaaaagaaaaaaaatagaaaaaagcttccaatatatatattaggttCATCAATGGGTGGAAATGTTGTTTTAAGAGCATTGGAAATATTAGGAGAATCAAATGAAGATATAtctaaattaaatattaaggGATGTATATCCTTATCTGGAATGGTTTCAATTACAAAAGTCGGATCTATTAAATCATTAAAATATcgattatattatttacctGGAATAAACTTTTTATCATCCATATGTTCCACTTGTAGAACAAGTAAAGGAAAAGTTTCATTTGAAAAATATCCTTTTATTGAAGATATCCTttcatatgataaatatcGATACAAAGGTCATATCACAAACAAACTTGCTTATGGAATTGTAAAATGTATAGATACtttagataaaaatataaggtCCTATCCTTCAAATATTcctgttttatttattcattcaaAAAATGATACGATATGTGATTATCGAGACGTTGaatctttttttaaagaacTGCGTAATGTTAATAAGGAGCTATACGCATTAGAAGATATGGATCATGATCTTATAGCAGAACCGGGAAATGAAagtgttttaaaaaaaattattcattggatgaacaatatgaatcaaaagtga